One Sporomusaceae bacterium ACPt DNA window includes the following coding sequences:
- the queG gene encoding Epoxyqueuosine reductase translates to MDIQTISQAMTRFLNETPLNAAADIGLAKIYDRPLVGVASAQDALFHELKEEHVVGSDHLTPAEWLSTAKSVISYFLPFAKEVREANRQGDLPAREWLYARIEGEMVNNALRQFLVRFFEQSDFQAVSPGLEPRFTVVNGKSNWSERHIAYIAGLGTFSLNRSLITPAGAAGRLGSVIVSLELAPTPRRYQTYDEYCTKCGGCIKRCPPQAIDDSGKNNAVCARYLDGTKARFKPRYGCGKCQTGVPCEQGVPQPSFKISGN, encoded by the coding sequence TTGGATATTCAAACAATATCACAGGCCATGACCCGCTTTCTTAATGAAACGCCGCTTAATGCCGCCGCCGACATTGGCTTGGCCAAGATTTATGACCGGCCGCTGGTCGGGGTGGCCAGTGCTCAGGATGCTCTGTTTCATGAGCTTAAAGAGGAACATGTTGTCGGGTCTGACCACTTGACACCTGCTGAGTGGTTGTCTACAGCCAAATCGGTTATATCCTACTTTCTGCCCTTTGCCAAAGAGGTGCGGGAAGCCAACAGGCAAGGGGACTTGCCGGCCCGGGAATGGCTCTATGCCCGGATCGAAGGCGAAATGGTCAATAACGCTTTGCGCCAATTTCTGGTGCGGTTTTTTGAACAATCAGATTTTCAGGCCGTATCGCCTGGGCTTGAGCCGCGGTTTACCGTAGTGAACGGCAAAAGCAACTGGTCGGAACGGCATATCGCCTATATTGCCGGGTTAGGGACTTTTAGCCTGAACAGGTCGCTTATTACCCCGGCGGGAGCCGCAGGCCGCCTGGGCAGTGTAATCGTCAGCCTGGAACTGGCGCCAACGCCCCGTAGATACCAAACCTATGATGAATACTGTACCAAGTGTGGGGGCTGTATCAAGCGTTGCCCGCCGCAGGCTATTGATGACAGCGGCAAAAATAATGCCGTGTGCGCCAGATATCTTGACGGCACCAAGGCGCGGTTTAAGCCCCGCTATGGCTGCGGCAAGTGCCAGACAGGCGTACCGTGTGAACAGGGTGTGCCGCAACCATCATTTAAAATCTCCGGCAACTAG
- the yfmS_6 gene encoding Putative sensory transducer protein YfmS has product MSLTTAEVLEKAALACDLVFDLFGGVSTLILIDTEKVLRIHEGQLKPGLKKGDVMPAGTLAREAVRTGNRIVREVSSSQSQFGYAYVSMAVPIKAPDETVIGALAWSSPIDQQEILRDAVSQLKEMSMHTDVASREIAKSATELAEAVSALAGKTEETKKEVHTIVEVIDLIKQIANQTNLLALNAAIEAARVGEQGRGFAVVAEEVRRLAQGTGNSVKEMSSKLKHISEVIEIIANQVAKLDEFAQHQAAATEEISAAMSEIGSSAEKIQSVANTLTR; this is encoded by the coding sequence TTGTCTCTTACTACGGCCGAAGTTCTGGAAAAGGCCGCGTTAGCCTGTGATTTAGTTTTTGATTTATTCGGTGGTGTAAGTACACTCATACTGATTGATACTGAGAAAGTTCTTAGAATACACGAAGGCCAGTTGAAGCCGGGCCTGAAAAAAGGCGATGTAATGCCGGCTGGAACACTGGCCAGAGAAGCAGTACGGACCGGTAACCGCATAGTCAGGGAGGTTTCATCAAGCCAATCCCAATTCGGCTATGCTTATGTTTCTATGGCTGTACCCATAAAGGCTCCTGATGAAACCGTAATAGGTGCATTGGCTTGGTCCTCGCCTATTGACCAACAGGAAATACTCCGGGATGCTGTGTCGCAGCTCAAAGAAATGTCTATGCATACTGACGTTGCCAGCCGGGAGATTGCCAAGAGCGCCACTGAGCTTGCCGAAGCTGTCAGTGCTCTCGCAGGAAAAACCGAGGAAACCAAAAAAGAAGTGCACACTATTGTCGAGGTCATTGATTTAATCAAGCAAATCGCGAATCAGACCAATCTGCTTGCTTTGAATGCCGCTATTGAAGCCGCTCGGGTCGGCGAGCAGGGAAGAGGATTTGCAGTTGTTGCGGAAGAAGTGCGCAGACTTGCTCAAGGGACAGGCAATAGCGTCAAGGAAATGTCCAGTAAACTGAAACACATTTCCGAGGTGATCGAAATAATCGCCAATCAGGTTGCCAAACTTGATGAGTTTGCCCAGCATCAGGCGGCTGCAACTGAGGAAATAAGCGCTGCGATGAGTGAGATAGGCAGTAGTGCCGAAAAAATACAGTCGGTGGCCAATACTTTGACCAGATAA
- a CDS encoding Pyruvate:ferredoxin oxidoreductase, protein MDGNTAAAYVSYAFTEAAAIYPITPSSQMAEVVDEWSAQGKKNIFGQPVRVIEMQSEGGAAGTLHGSLQAGALSTTYTASQGLLLMIPNMYKIAGELLPAVFHVSARALAANALSIFGDHQDVMATRQTGFALLASSSVQEAMDLGAVAHLSAIKGRIPFLHFFDGFRTSHEVQKIEVLEYDELANLLDMEAVNQFRRRALNPDHPVVRGTTQNPDIYFQTREAVNKFYRMIPNIVENYMNEINKLTGRNYQLFNYFGAPDAERVIVAMGSGCDAIRETIDYLNARGEKVGLVDVHLYRPFSIEHFLKAIPASARKIAVLDRTKEPGAAGEPLYLDVRNAFFGKADAPVIVGGRYGLGSKDFTPTDIAAVYENLKLETPRNGFTVSIVDDVTFTSLPEYPEDINTTPQGTTCCKFWGLGSDGTVSANKNAIKIIGDHTDMYVQAYFAYDSKKSGGLTVSHLRFGKQPIKSSYLITKADFVACHNQAYVGQYDLLAGLKPGGKFLLNCLWNAEEIESHIPAAMKRYIAENSIEFYTINAVGIARELGLGGRINMIMQSAFFKLADIIPLEDAVRYLKDAVVQSYGKQGQAVIDMNFAAIERGIRSLTRIEVPEAWKTAVAEVPGDNSRLPEFIEQVMIPMNRQEGDKLPVSTFNGREDGSFPLGVTAWEKRGIAIQVPEWQPDKCIQCNQCAFVCPHAVIRPLLATQDELTNAPAGFAVKPANGNPGFQFHLAISALDCTGCGNCADICPAKEKALVMKPLAEQRPQCEEWWKFAGAISVKPVPANQKLTVKNSQFAQPLIEFSGACAGCGETPYAKLITQLVGDRMMISNAAGCSTVWGASAPSISYTTNPRGCGPAWGFSLFEDNAEYGFGMHIGVSQVRKTLATKMKEALQNNISENLRAAMEDWLAHINEGQGTRERADRLTAALEAEKGNIAILQEIYDQRDFFVKRSQWIFGGDGWAYDIGYGGLDHVLASGEDVNVLVFDTEVYSNTGGQSSKSTPTAAIAQFAASGKKTRKKDLGMMAMSYGYVYVAQIAMGADKSQTLKAIAEAEAYPGPSLIIAYAPCVNHGIRGGMGKSQAQAKRAVESGYWALYRYNPQLKEAGKNPFILDSKEPTASFQEFIKSEVRYSALLRQFPEMAQALFDKAEQDAKERLATYKRLAAY, encoded by the coding sequence TAGATGAGTGGTCCGCCCAGGGAAAGAAAAATATTTTCGGGCAGCCTGTGCGGGTAATTGAAATGCAATCTGAAGGCGGCGCGGCCGGAACGCTGCATGGCAGTCTGCAAGCAGGGGCGTTATCAACTACCTATACGGCATCCCAGGGATTGCTGCTGATGATTCCCAATATGTACAAAATTGCCGGCGAATTGCTGCCGGCTGTGTTCCATGTAAGTGCGCGGGCGCTGGCAGCCAATGCTCTTAGTATTTTCGGCGACCATCAGGATGTTATGGCCACCCGGCAGACCGGTTTTGCCTTGCTAGCTTCCAGCAGTGTGCAGGAAGCCATGGACTTGGGGGCGGTGGCCCACTTATCCGCTATTAAGGGCCGGATACCCTTTCTTCATTTCTTTGACGGATTCCGGACATCCCATGAAGTCCAGAAAATCGAAGTCCTTGAATACGACGAATTAGCCAATTTGCTTGATATGGAGGCTGTCAACCAATTCCGCCGCCGGGCGCTGAATCCTGACCATCCGGTGGTCCGCGGTACCACGCAAAACCCGGATATTTATTTCCAAACCCGTGAAGCGGTTAACAAGTTTTACCGGATGATTCCCAATATTGTTGAGAACTACATGAATGAAATCAATAAGCTTACCGGGCGTAATTATCAACTTTTCAACTATTTCGGCGCTCCGGATGCCGAACGTGTCATAGTCGCCATGGGCTCGGGCTGCGATGCCATCCGGGAAACCATTGATTACCTGAACGCCCGTGGTGAAAAAGTCGGTCTGGTTGATGTGCATCTGTACCGCCCTTTTTCCATTGAACATTTCCTCAAGGCTATTCCGGCAAGTGCCCGGAAAATTGCTGTCCTCGACCGGACCAAAGAACCGGGAGCGGCAGGTGAGCCCTTGTATTTGGACGTCAGGAATGCCTTTTTTGGCAAGGCTGATGCTCCGGTTATTGTTGGCGGGCGCTATGGCCTGGGTTCAAAAGATTTTACTCCTACGGACATTGCAGCGGTGTATGAAAACTTAAAACTTGAAACTCCCCGGAATGGCTTTACTGTCAGCATTGTAGATGACGTGACCTTTACGTCGTTACCCGAATATCCGGAAGATATCAATACCACCCCGCAAGGGACTACGTGTTGCAAATTCTGGGGACTCGGATCAGATGGGACAGTAAGCGCTAATAAAAATGCCATTAAAATCATCGGTGATCATACCGACATGTATGTGCAGGCTTACTTTGCCTATGACTCCAAGAAGTCAGGCGGTTTGACAGTTTCCCACTTGCGTTTCGGCAAACAGCCGATCAAATCCTCTTACCTCATTACCAAAGCCGATTTTGTAGCCTGTCACAACCAAGCATATGTGGGACAGTATGATTTGCTGGCAGGACTGAAACCTGGCGGGAAGTTTCTTTTGAACTGTCTCTGGAACGCCGAGGAAATTGAAAGCCACATTCCGGCGGCTATGAAACGCTATATTGCCGAAAATAGTATTGAATTCTACACCATCAATGCGGTAGGTATCGCCCGGGAACTTGGCCTTGGCGGACGTATCAACATGATCATGCAGTCGGCCTTCTTCAAGCTGGCTGATATCATTCCGTTGGAAGACGCCGTCCGGTACCTCAAGGATGCGGTCGTGCAATCCTATGGCAAGCAAGGTCAGGCCGTCATTGACATGAATTTCGCCGCCATTGAGCGAGGCATCCGGAGCTTGACCCGGATTGAGGTACCCGAAGCCTGGAAAACCGCTGTCGCTGAAGTGCCTGGCGACAACAGCCGGTTGCCGGAATTTATCGAACAAGTCATGATTCCCATGAACCGCCAGGAAGGTGACAAGCTTCCGGTCAGCACCTTTAACGGTAGGGAGGACGGGAGCTTCCCGCTTGGTGTGACGGCCTGGGAAAAACGGGGTATTGCCATCCAGGTACCCGAATGGCAGCCTGATAAATGTATTCAGTGTAACCAATGTGCGTTTGTTTGCCCCCATGCCGTTATCCGGCCTCTGCTGGCAACCCAAGACGAGCTCACCAATGCTCCGGCCGGTTTTGCGGTTAAACCGGCAAACGGCAACCCGGGCTTCCAGTTCCATCTGGCCATTTCCGCCTTGGACTGCACTGGTTGCGGCAACTGCGCCGACATTTGCCCGGCCAAGGAAAAAGCTCTGGTTATGAAACCGCTGGCTGAGCAGCGCCCGCAATGTGAAGAATGGTGGAAGTTTGCCGGCGCCATTTCTGTCAAACCCGTCCCTGCCAATCAAAAATTGACTGTTAAAAACAGCCAGTTTGCCCAGCCCCTGATCGAATTTTCCGGCGCCTGCGCCGGTTGCGGCGAAACTCCGTATGCCAAACTGATTACCCAGTTGGTCGGCGACCGCATGATGATTTCCAACGCCGCAGGCTGCTCTACCGTCTGGGGTGCCAGCGCTCCGTCCATCTCTTATACGACGAATCCACGCGGCTGTGGTCCGGCTTGGGGCTTCTCCCTGTTTGAAGATAACGCCGAGTATGGTTTTGGTATGCATATAGGCGTGTCGCAGGTCCGGAAGACATTGGCGACCAAAATGAAGGAAGCTTTGCAGAACAACATCAGTGAAAACCTGAGAGCCGCCATGGAAGATTGGCTGGCGCATATCAATGAGGGGCAAGGCACGCGCGAACGGGCTGACCGTCTAACGGCCGCCCTGGAAGCTGAAAAAGGGAACATCGCGATTTTACAAGAAATTTATGACCAACGCGATTTCTTTGTCAAACGTTCCCAATGGATTTTCGGTGGCGACGGCTGGGCGTACGATATCGGCTACGGCGGTCTGGACCATGTACTGGCTTCCGGCGAAGACGTCAATGTTCTTGTATTTGATACCGAAGTTTATTCCAATACCGGCGGTCAATCTTCAAAATCTACCCCAACGGCTGCAATTGCCCAATTTGCCGCCAGTGGCAAGAAAACACGCAAAAAAGACCTGGGGATGATGGCAATGTCCTATGGTTATGTATATGTAGCGCAAATTGCCATGGGCGCGGATAAAAGCCAAACCCTCAAAGCCATTGCGGAAGCCGAGGCGTATCCCGGCCCGTCGCTGATCATTGCTTATGCGCCATGTGTCAACCACGGCATTCGCGGCGGCATGGGGAAAAGCCAGGCGCAAGCCAAGAGAGCTGTGGAATCCGGCTATTGGGCGCTGTATCGCTACAATCCGCAACTGAAAGAAGCAGGCAAAAACCCGTTTATTCTGGATTCCAAAGAACCAACGGCCAGCTTCCAGGAATTCATTAAGAGTGAAGTACGTTATTCGGCGCTTCTCAGGCAATTCCCCGAAATGGCGCAGGCGCTGTTTGACAAGGCGGAGCAGGATGCTAAGGAAAGATTGGCAACCTATAAGCGGTTGGCCGCCTATTAA